The sequence below is a genomic window from Nakaseomyces glabratus chromosome F, complete sequence.
ATATATTCCAAGTATACTGCTATGAGCTACTAATCATACTATTAATGTTTGTTTGTTATCATTCTCAGGGATGATCAAATACTCATATAAGCAACTACTGGCTATCAACTATATTAAATACATAAACTACTTAACGTTAAACATAAATCTTCTCCTCTATAAATTTAGGAAGATTATAAGATCATTATTCTTCAACTGCCATGGATACAATGTCATCAAATCTAACAGATGTAGATCTATTTCTACCCAGTGCTGCAGGGGCTTCAAGTTCAAATTCTTTACTATTCTTAAGCATTTCCTTCAAATCTGGTTTTCGATTTCTAATAGACGACTTTCTGCGCAAATCACTACTACTTCCTCCATTACTTCTCTGAAGGGCAATTGGGGATGTAACGTTCAGCCCAGATCGTAAACTAACTTCAGAGCTGGAATTAGAATTCAAAACAGTTTCTCTTATCGAGactgcatttttttttctcaattCGATTTCTTTTGCACAGCGATCACAATTACATATAAAACCCCAATTAACTCTCAGTTCTCTTCTTCGCAAACTGACGCCATGAAGAGGATTAACATAAGTTGTAACCAATTCCTCgtctttttttataaatttcCTTGCGTACACTTTTAGTTCAAGCTTATTGTTTATATCATATCGCACATTAGGTTCACAGTTATGATTTAGGAAtgaataaagaaaatataactGACCCGAAAGTTGATTGATATGAAATCTTCCAAGATACTCTAAAAAAACTTCATATCCCATTTCTGCTGTATCTGGAAATGTTCTAATAAATAAGTCAAATGCTTTTTTCCAAAGCGGTTCAGGATTCTCTTCCTTTAGGGACCCTATTTCTGCATCAAATGTCCCACcaatattatttgaatcACTTGATTCATATCTTACACGCTGTGAGATTTTTGCCAACGCTTCAAATTGTTGGTTAATCTCATCAGATTGTGCTTTATCTATAAGAGATGCGGCGTGAATCACACCAATAGAGTATGCCgcaacaaaaatattttcctGGCAATGCCTTTCAAACATATTCCAATCCATTGGTCttatgtttttattttttgatccAAAATGCTTTAGATATGGATGTGTGATATCCTTCTGTTTGCAATTTGTGCTACACCATATCGAATTACATCCATTACAGTCCAACCCATGTAGCATGGTAAAATGCGAGCTGTTACTCAAAGAAACACCACACATTGAACATGACTTTCCACTACGAATAAGTTTCAATTTGTCCATTGGAGGTACCATAGCAATGGGGACCTTTTCATGAAACAAAAGTTCACCTTGCTGAATATCTCTAGTTGCGTACAAACCTCTTCCCTTTCTGAGCTCTTCACATTCCCTTATTTCAACTTTACTTGGAAGTTTGTCATTGACCAGATGCATCACTTCAGATATGTCAGGAAATTCAATCTTGTCATTGTATGAGTCCATCTGCGAGTCATCTACCGAGTACAAATTATTCGATACAAGGACATCCTCCAGAGTATTGATGTCGAATTGCCAGTCCGTATTTCTGATTTTCATCTTATCATACAAGTGAGGAAGATCAAGATCCTCGGCAGCTGGTTCTTCTTTCCATAGCAACACAACGTCATCTCTGATCTGTTCCTTACTTGGCGTTATTGGCTTCCCTGGTAGAGAAGGCTCTGAATCGTTAAGTGTAAGTGTTTGAATTTTCAACTGACTCACACTCATCAATCAATAAAATCGCTTTTATCTTCTATTCTCTTTACTGTCCTAAAGTTCCAAATGGAAAATAACTGGTATGCCTTTAATTCTTTGTTCTTACCTTTTTCTATTGCCTTTGCTTCTTGTGCACAGGGCAGATACTACCAAAATTATAGAAATATAACCAAAGCAATGACTGTTTAGCAAAATCAGTTAGACAAATTAAAATAGTATCTACACTAAACCAAcgagttttttttttttaagaatACCACACAGAATCAATCGATGCTAAATTATTAACAAATTTTGCTAATACTTGTACACTAGCTAAATTTTTCAGTGtctatttttgtttttacttttgttttaatttttcttctgaatgaaaaatattgtaaaCTTCTATTCGAAGTTAGGAATAATATAGAAAGCtctgattttgatttttttttccaattaCAGGTAATTGATTTTtaaataaaactaaaacaTAACCAATTGACCCTCCGCTTATTTGGCCCAGTATTACTCACTAGCTtagaaaatatcaaaaaaaaatttcaaaggattattttcttctgttttcttcttcgtTTCCCTTGCATCCATTAAAAATCGAAGGAATGGACCCAAATCCGCAGAGTATCTCACTTTGAATGAAGATATAAGAGAATATGCTCCAAAGAAACAGGAGCAGAGGAGAATAATGTAGAATACATAATAAATAGTTTCCCACACAATCACAAGTGCTTGTAAGAAATGCGAAGAtcaggaaaaaaaaacgaTTATAAATAATGCACAATACAAGGGAAGCTGCACTTGTTTTGCATGGAAGTCTCATCTACTCCTCCACTTCTCCCTAACAAATGTAGGtattaaagaaaaactgGACTTTGCCAAAAAACCACTGAGAGAGATAAAACCCAAAAAACAGGAAGTTATAGAGAAAGACGAAGTCAGGGTGGGGGGTAGGGGGAGAAGTGAACCTCCAAGAGAACCTCCCCAAACAGGATGAGCAGTGGAGTCAGCTCTATGCCATACACTTGTATAGCAATACTTCCGGCAAAATCTTCTGTACACACATTATATAGTAAAAAATCCAACACAACCAACCTCTATCCCCCCCCAAACTCTTATCTAAACTATGTAAACGGAAGATAATATCAGAGTACTGTCGTTTCCAACTGCTCTGAAAGTATATGATAGTTAGGGATGCCCTGATTACTGTCAATACTTTGGCCACAATCTGTGACTACTcttgttatatatatagaaCTAAACTTCTAGTATAGGTTATAATCTGTAATAAGATGTATCCAATACAGATTAGATGCTCAATTCAGTGATTACGTCATTTTTATGGGCAAGATAGTCCCTTCAAAAGAGAAGGCCAAAAATTACGTGCTTTGCCATCGAAACACAGGAGGGCCAAAAAGGTTGTGGGATATGAAGTAGACATGCCTATCCTCTTAATATGACGTATTAGAACAGAGCCGACACAAACGCTCGGTTGCTATTCCAGTTTGTGTTGCTGGCTTCATTagtattttttcattttcgtATGGTAAAAAGTAATACAgaataaaaacaatgatGTACCGTTGTTAATTTTTGTAATGAGGAACAACCATTAACCACATTTTCCCTTCATTGAAGAGTTTATAGAATGCTGCGGTGAGCCACTATAAACAGCTATTCATTAACTCTACATTACTGAGCTCTTGCACAATCGTAGAAAGGTCAACAACCTACGATTATAGATAGTGTAGTAAATTCAAACCTTGCTGATGCGGACCAATCGATAAGTAAAGCATTATCAAGCTAATTCTTTGAGATAAGCTATGCAATCTACAAGCATCAAAAGATTAACAGCGCAGTTGCGTACTAGGACTTGGTATTGCTACCCTTAACCAAAGTCACATGACTCAGAAGATTCTTAGGTGAGTCCTTAAACAGTGTTCCCAAGCATTCCTGAGTAAGGAGAAGTGTCCTGGAGTTTGGCGAGTTCTTAAATTGGTACCGAAAGTAGTGAGTTAAGAAGGGGGTAGGGTTTAAACAATAGAAAGTAAACAGTCGACAATCAGCGTTCTTCATTGTTAACTATTGGTGAGTAGTAGAACTCTTTTATACTCATCTCACATTCTCATTTTTGTGAGAAGCTATATTCGTTGTTCTATAGTCAGTTGAGTTGACCAGTTGTCCCTTCGAACATTGTCAACTTGGAAAACCATTGGAACTTTCCATATCATAAAAACAGTCACTGAACATAAATCTGAACGACATCTGAAACATTAAAGATGATATTAAGCAGTATAAGAGCAACTGGACGTGCTTTGCCAAGAAATCTGAGTATCAAGCATATTACAAGGGGCCGGTTGTCCTCATCCATGCCTGAGTTCACAATCAATAAGACCAGAAAATCACCAAAATGGGTACCCATTACTATATTTGGAGCCACATTTGGTATGGGGTGGTTCTTCACACAACACATGACTTTCACAGATCTCATGGCATATTGGCGTTATGACTCCCTGCCGGAAGATGCACAGGAGGTGAAGGACTATAAGTTACAGTTGTATAATAAATGTGAAAAGCTGCCTGTAGTTAAACAACTAGGAAAAGCCGGATATGTTGAGATATTTCcaccaagaagaaaagaagatcTACTGATTGACAGAGCACTAAGTACTCCTGGTGGAATAGCTATTCCACcaagattttttttcaaccCAACTACTAAAGAGACTGTAGGGATATATCATCTTGGTATGAAGTTAACTGGCTACCCTTTTATTGTACATGGCGGTATATTAGCTACTATCATGGAGGATTTAATGAGGGAAAGCGTTAAACTGATTACACAGAAAACTGACGAAAAGATAAACGACCTCTCAATCTCATACAAGTTCCCTACTTTAGCTAATCAATTTGTTATCGTCAGGACCACACAACATGAGACATTTGGaaagaatatcaaattAACAGCAGAAGTTATGGACCAAACGGGTAACAGGACACTTATTAAAGGTCGCGGATCCTTCAGTGCCTCAAAGTAAGCTTATTTGGTGgtataattatttattacGATCTGTGTTTCTATGTTATTGAAGCTAGAGACCATTTTTCAACTATACATGTATATAAACtaattgatatttataatcgtttttctttgttttgttcaagaaaatCATAAGGTACATTATTGAGTCTCCTACATTGTAATAGGTTTATTGCGCCAATGTATTGAACCATCCCCCACAAGAATGCAGTCCAGAAAATAGTCATGTGCATCCATTGGTATATCTTCTACTATTTGTTGCTTCAGTGCTATACCAATAAGCAAAGGGAGTTGGTTACTATGCTGGAGCTTATATCTACTGAAAAAATCATCGTAGTAACCTGCTCCATGGCCCAATCTGCTACATCCACTTGTGAAAGCAACTCCTGGGACAAGAATTGCATCTAACATAGGTGGTAGAGGAGATAACTTCTCATCCTCTATGTCAGGTTCTTTTAAGTTATACTTCCCTTTAGGACTTAAACTTAAGACATGGTCATGGGAGTCCATCTCATGAAATGTAAGATGTGGATGATCTTTCATATTCCCAGGATTCTTCGAGTCATTTCTAAGTTGAACATGCCCTGTTAATTTTGTATGTGTACATCTTGGGAGGTAAACTTTTTTACCAGCTTCAAATAGTGACTCAATAATATTTCCTGTGTCCAATTCACCAGTGTCCATACTCATATAGCAAGCTacattttgttttccttCCAGAATTGGCATTAAATTATCTCTTATACACTCGCTTTGTGATATTATCTCTTCCCTGCTAATCTTGCCAAGGGTCTGCCCCATGTGCTTTCTAAGCTGTTGTTTAACTGCGAGCATCTCGTTCATATATCATAATCAATATTGGGTGAGTGCGCGCGTGATGGAATAAAACTCTAAGACCGAATTGTGGTTTCTAAATTGTAGTACAATTTCGatttaaaaaaatcataGAGGTATCCAGCCAGGAGTCTAAGAACCGTATTaccaacaaaataaatcaCTCAGACACAATGATCAAAAACCTGTGCCATCCCGAACATGAAAATCTGTTTTTCCTTGGATCAATGCATCCATTGTCCATTACTCACAGTTAGTGAATACAAGGTTATCGTAGCACATCCTCCCAGAGGATAGGATCAAGCCTTTGGTGAACTAATGCAATACACCGGTAACGGCCCAATAATATAATGAGTCAGGTCGATGAGCTTAACCTTTTCGGGACCTCCTTGTAACTCGCGAAAGACCTGTTTGTACACACAAagctttgaaaaaaaaaatgaaaaactgacaaaaaaagaaattacaTATCATCTCAAGAAATCAGTCAACTGcaaaagtatatataataacTGGATAAAATTCAGAGTTTCTTACGTCTTCTCAAGTTGCTAGTACTAATCGCTCAAGGATTATTCTACCAGTACATAGATTTGATTGTGAGCTACAAAAGCTGGTCATatcttaaaaaaaatgatgcTGAACTCTAGACTAGCGTTTGCTAGTATAAGCAGAAATTTCGGCCTTGCTAGAAGGTCAATTGCCAGCTTGGATGCCTCTAAACTGAAAGTTACAAAGAAAACACCACCATCACAACCCAGACCTAATGATGAGCTTGTTTTTGGTCAGACATTTACTGATCACATGCTTACAATTGAATGGACTAAAGAGAAAGGTTGGGATATCCCGGAAATCAAGCCATATGGAAACTTGACCCTAGATCCATCTTCTTGTGTATTCCACTACGCCTTTGAGCTTTTTGAAGGTTTAAAAGCTTACAGGACCCCAGACAATAAGATTACTATGTTTAGACCAGATATGAATATGATTCGTATGAACAAATCTGC
It includes:
- the SET5 gene encoding S-adenosylmethionine-dependent methyltransferase (CAGL0F09119g~Ortholog(s) have S-adenosylmethionine-dependent methyltransferase activity, role in histone lysine methylation and cytoplasm, nuclear chromatin localization) is translated as MSVSQLKIQTLTLNDSEPSLPGKPITPSKEQIRDDVVLLWKEEPAAEDLDLPHLYDKMKIRNTDWQFDINTLEDVLVSNNLYSVDDSQMDSYNDKIEFPDISEVMHLVNDKLPSKVEIRECEELRKGRGLYATRDIQQGELLFHEKVPIAMVPPMDKLKLIRSGKSCSMCGVSLSNSSHFTMLHGLDCNGCNSIWCSTNCKQKDITHPYLKHFGSKNKNIRPMDWNMFERHCQENIFVAAYSIGVIHAASLIDKAQSDEINQQFEALAKISQRVRYESSDSNNIGGTFDAEIGSLKEENPEPLWKKAFDLFIRTFPDTAEMGYEVFLEYLGRFHINQLSGQLYFLYSFLNHNCEPNVRYDINNKLELKVYARKFIKKDEELVTTYVNPLHGVSLRRRELRVNWGFICNCDRCAKEIELRKKNAVSIRETVLNSNSSSEVSLRSGLNVTSPIALQRSNGGSSSDLRRKSSIRNRKPDLKEMLKNSKEFELEAPAALGRNRSTSVRFDDIVSMAVEE
- a CDS encoding uncharacterized protein (CAGL0F09141g~Protein of unknown function) translates to MKNADCRLFTFYCLNPTPFLTHYFRYQFKNSPNSRTLLLTQECLGTLFKDSPKNLLSHVTLVKGSNTKS
- the FAU1 gene encoding 5-formyltetrahydrofolate cyclo-ligase (CAGL0F09185g~Ortholog(s) have 5-formyltetrahydrofolate cyclo-ligase activity, role in folic acid-containing compound biosynthetic process and mitochondrion localization) gives rise to the protein MNEMLAVKQQLRKHMGQTLGKISREEIISQSECIRDNLMPILEGKQNVACYMSMDTGELDTGNIIESLFEAGKKVYLPRCTHTKLTGHVQLRNDSKNPGNMKDHPHLTFHEMDSHDHVLSLSPKGKYNLKEPDIEDEKLSPLPPMLDAILVPGVAFTSGCSRLGHGAGYYDDFFSRYKLQHSNQLPLLIGIALKQQIVEDIPMDAHDYFLDCILVGDGSIHWRNKPITM
- the FMP10 gene encoding Fmp10p (CAGL0F09163g~Ortholog(s) have mitochondrion localization), whose product is MILSSIRATGRALPRNLSIKHITRGRLSSSMPEFTINKTRKSPKWVPITIFGATFGMGWFFTQHMTFTDLMAYWRYDSLPEDAQEVKDYKLQLYNKCEKLPVVKQLGKAGYVEIFPPRRKEDLLIDRALSTPGGIAIPPRFFFNPTTKETVGIYHLGMKLTGYPFIVHGGILATIMEDLMRESVKLITQKTDEKINDLSISYKFPTLANQFVIVRTTQHETFGKNIKLTAEVMDQTGNRTLIKGRGSFSASK